A genomic window from Hyla sarda isolate aHylSar1 chromosome 10, aHylSar1.hap1, whole genome shotgun sequence includes:
- the LOC130293293 gene encoding olfactory receptor 5V1-like — protein sequence MYCEQTEVNLNGLLRILPSQCWAQMKLTKVWILTYIPDPAKQRLIVYQPLEHMPLVGPQHQKNHTSLEYFLLLNLSDGWVFVTILFFVIYCTILIGNLIIFSIIRVEPHLHTPMYFFLSNLSVLDFLYSSVTLPLMLFNCITGNTKISFRQCIGQLYLFVSLGGAECILLAVMAYDRFVAICNPLLYPVVMSVRTCASLAAASWLSGFLNSILHTVMTANLIFCNSEQSINHFYCDVPPLIQVACNPTKTSKILLFVVSVFLGFTPFLYIVISYVHIISTITKMKSSEGRWKAFSTCSSHLIVVTMFYGTANLNYVGPSGYSLELEQSASLLYSILTPLVNPVIYCLRNKEVKAALKKHFRYTDFKGTETSRIIYL from the exons ATGTACTGTGAACAAACAGAAGTCAATTTGAACGG GCTGCTAAGAATTCTGCCATCACAG TGTTGGGCTCAGATGAAACTAACCAAAGTATGGATTCTGACCTATATCCCCGATCCTGCCAAACAGCGTCTTATTGTGTACCAGCCTCTCGAGCAT ATGCCATTGGTTGGCCCACAACATCAGAAGAACCACACGTCCCTGGAATACTTTTTGCTTCTTAATCTTTCCGATGGTTGGGTCTTTGTCACCATTCTATTTTTTGTCATCTATTGCACAATCCTGATTGGTAATTTAATCATTTTCAGCATCATTAGAGTTGAGCCCCATCTCCACACCCCCATGTACTTTTTCTTGAGTAACCTCTCCGTGCTCGACTTCCTTTATTCCTCGGTTACACTCCCATTGATGCTATTTAACTGTATAACTGGCAACACAAAAATTTCTTTCCGACAATGTATCGGTCAGTTGTATTTGTTTGTGTCACTCGGAGGGGCGGAATGTATATTGTTGGCTGTCATGGCGTACGACCGTTTTGTAGCCATATGCAACCCATTACTTTATCCAGTGGTGATGAGCGTCAGGACTTGTGCCAGTCTTGCTGCGGCATCATGGTTAAGTGGGTTCCTTAATTCTATTCTTCACACGGTCatgactgccaacctaatattttGTAATTCAGAACAGAGCATTAACCATTTCTATTGTGACGTACCTCCCCTAATACAGGTGGCTTGTAATCCCACCAAAACCAGTAAAATCCTGTTGTTTGTGGTAAGCGTTTTTCTAGGTTTTACCCCGTTCCTCTACATTGTCATCTCCTATGTCCACATCATCTCCACCATTACAAAAATGAAGTCTTCTGAAGGGCGTTGGAAGGCGTTTTCGACCTGTTCATCCCACCTCATTGTGGTGACCATGTTCTATGGGACAGCTAACCTTAACTATGTTGGACCTTCCGGATACTCTTTGGAGTTGGAACAATCAGCTTCTCTCTTATACAGCATATTGACACCTCTGGTAAATCCAGTTATCTACTGCTTGAGGAACAAGGAAGTGAAGGCGGCCTTGAAAAAACATTTCAGATatactgactttaaaggg ACAGAAACCTCTCGGATAATCTATTTGTAA